In the Nothobranchius furzeri strain GRZ-AD chromosome 15, NfurGRZ-RIMD1, whole genome shotgun sequence genome, one interval contains:
- the LOC129164675 gene encoding uncharacterized protein, whose translation MDHIRLSGTQVTNNLKKREELSQAGRGIRRLWTERLCEQTCRCCCHANRPKCLKTDLALLNAVLPLVVKSPRKDAIGVPRLGLSQLVVVEGIVADCVWVLKGKKENTKSSVLCSPLCSPLFIRRENRGSKNQEIGNDWVVLYFVEALGNQSVNWPLPAHAPPSQLIVAAPQCQGCLCQRLTSFLLPCSGWRTAQVIILPVSSREADPGPVCLRRAAESSGLPPRRCLSSKLPPLEAGSRWWLRVTSSV comes from the exons atggac CACATCAGGTTGAGTGGCACACAAGTAACAAACAACCTGAAAAAGAGGGAAGAGTTGAGCCAGGCAGGCAGGGGAATCAGACGCCTATGGACGGAGAGGCTGTGTGAGCAGACCTGTCGCTGTTGCTGCCATGCCAACAGACCCAAGTGTTTAAAAACAGACCTGGCCCTTTTAAATGCTGTCCTTCCTCTTGTTGTGAAAAGTCCAAGGAAAGATGCGATCGGTGTTCCGAGGCTTGGATTGAGCCAGTTAGTGGTAGTTGAAGGGATTGTGGCAGACTGTGTGTGGGTTCTGAAGGGTAAGAAGGAAAACACTAAGTCGTCTGTGCTTTGTTCACCTCTTTGTTCACCTCTCTTCATCAGAAGAGAGAACCGAGGGAGTAAAAACCAGGAAATTGGAAATGATTGGGTAGTTTTGTACTTTGTAGAAGCACTTGGCAACCAGTCAGTGAACTGGCCACTACCTGCTCATGCCCCACCCTCTCAGCTCATTGTAGCTGCGCCTCAGTGCCAGGGCTGTCTTTGCCAGCGACTGACTTCCTTCCTTTTACCTTGTAGTGGCTGGAGAACAGCACAGGTTATTATCCTACCTGTCAGCAGCAGAGAGGCTGACCCCGGTCCCGTGTGTCTGCGTAGAGCTGCAG AGTCTTCTGGTCTTCCACCCAGAAGATGCCTTTCATCAAAACTACCCCCTTTGGAAGCTGGTTCCAGATGGTGGCTTAGAGTAACGTCATCTGTCTAG